A region from the Dermacentor andersoni chromosome 11, qqDerAnde1_hic_scaffold, whole genome shotgun sequence genome encodes:
- the LOC126518003 gene encoding ankyrin repeat domain-containing protein 13C, producing MADSDGDSEGGSMYPLHENVFLGDVRRVSALLRTHDVAQKDVHGNTPLHLAVMLGQKECVQLLLAHNAPVKVKNSQGWNCLAEAVSYGDRQTILSLLRKLKQQSREAMDFRRPDLVRILELMGDFYIELKWDFQSWIPLVSRILPSDICKIHKKGSNIRLDTTLVDFNDMKWERGDITFLFTGNDKPSKSLTVLDNNLKVYQNVRYEDTETEIEDEVDILMSSDIVAGQISTKTVTFQRAQSGWLMREDKTEMVGKFRADFYSINGLTFESRKRREHLTEEDLHKNRAIIESFTRGNATVLENAEPQRRKSLPPPPQRDVTFEDYISATPGNPPILGRTPVSKTTTKVFKATLAMSQHFPLTVNSLLNVLEVIAPFKHFNKLREFVQMKLPPGFPVKIDIPILPTVTARITFQDFEFRDNIDDALFEIPTNYAEDRNRFPDL from the exons ATGGCGGACAGCGACGGCGACAGTGAAGGCGGCAGCATGTATCCGTTGCACGAAAACGTATTTCTAGGCGATGTCCGTCGTGTTTCGGCGCTCCTGAGGACGCACGACGTCGCGCAGAAGGACGTTCACG gaaacacgCCACTTCACTTGGCTGTCATGCTGGGTCAGAAGG agtGTGTGCAACTACTTTTGGCACACAATGCTCCTGTCAAAGTGAAGAACAGCCAAGGTTGGAACTGCCTAGCAGAAGCTGTCAGTTACGGGGATCGTCAGACAA TACTCTCCCTGTTACGGAAACTCAAGCAGCAGTCACGGGAAGCAATGGACTTTCGTAGGCCAGATCTCGTGCGTATTTTGGAACTCATGGGCGATTTTTACATTGAGCTCAAGTGGGACTTCCAAAGTTGGA TACCATTGGTCTCAAGGATACTGCCATCAGACATCTGTAAAATTCACAAAAAAGGATCAAATATTCG GTTAGACACAACACTCGTCGACTTCAACGACATGAAATGGGAGCGCGGTGACATCACTTTTCTTTTTACGGGCAACGACAAACCGTCCAAGTCGCTAACAGTGCTGGACAACAATCTGAAGGTCTACCAGAATGTCCGTTACGAG GATACAGAAACCGAGATTGAAGATGAGGTGGACATACTAATGAGCAGTGACATTGTGGCCGGCCAGATCTCAACCAAGACTGTGACCTTCCAGAGGGCACAGTCCGGCTGGCTGATGCGGGAGGACAAAACC GAGATGGTCGGGAAGTTTCGAGCAGATTTCTACAGCATCAATGGCCTAACATTCGAGTCTCGAAAAAG GAGGGAGCACCTCACCGAGGAAGATCTTCACAAGAACAGGGCAATAATCGAGAGCTTTACGAGAGGCAATGCGACGGTCCTAGAAAATGCAGAG CCGCAGCGGAGAAAGTCACTACCTCCGCCTCCACAAAGAGACGTCACGTTTGAAGATTACATCTCGGCTACACCGGGAAACCCGCCCATTCTGGGGCGAACACCAGTCAGCAAGACAACTACCAAAGTTTTCAAGGCCACCTTGGCCATG AGTCAACATTTCCCCCTCACTGTAAATTC CCTCCTAAATGTGCTGGAAGTGATAGCGCCATTCAAACACTTCAACAAGCTTCGGGAGTTTGTACAGATGAAGCTACCTCCTGGTTTTCCTGTTAAAATAG ATATACCAATTCTACCTACGGTGACTGCCCGGATCACGTTCCAGGATTTCGAGTTTCGGGACAACATAGATGATGCACTTTTTGAGATCCCCACAAATTACGCGGAGGACCGCAACCGATTCCCAGACTTATGA